Proteins encoded by one window of Leptolyngbyaceae cyanobacterium:
- a CDS encoding DUF4231 domain-containing protein — protein sequence MSKNDYRVQLKQEMNELIDRLEMSDLQKQFMKSRWLDQVLWLEGKSSKSRDRFYKLRMMTIVGGVVIPALVSLNMDGQVGKAMRWLTFGVSQVVAISAASEEFFRFGDRWQQYRNTVEGLKIEGWQFFQLSGPYQASPNHDSAYSSFANRVEKIIRKDVEVYITELAQAKSKQENEEKQEKDKKDEKENRDSRDEREPMREVSLNSL from the coding sequence ATGTCAAAAAATGATTATCGCGTTCAGTTGAAGCAAGAGATGAATGAATTAATCGATCGACTGGAAATGAGTGATTTACAAAAGCAGTTTATGAAATCCCGCTGGTTAGATCAAGTATTGTGGCTGGAGGGTAAATCTAGTAAGTCTCGCGATCGCTTTTACAAACTACGAATGATGACGATCGTGGGCGGTGTGGTAATTCCTGCTTTGGTGAGTTTGAACATGGATGGTCAAGTTGGCAAAGCGATGCGTTGGTTAACTTTTGGGGTCAGTCAGGTAGTGGCGATCAGTGCAGCATCAGAAGAGTTTTTCCGATTTGGCGATCGCTGGCAGCAATATCGCAATACGGTAGAAGGACTCAAAATTGAAGGTTGGCAATTCTTCCAGTTATCTGGCCCTTATCAAGCATCACCAAATCACGATAGTGCTTACAGTTCTTTTGCTAATCGGGTAGAAAAAATTATCAGAAAAGATGTAGAAGTATACATTACCGAATTAGCACAGGCTAAGTCAAAACAAGAAAATGAAGAGAAGCAAGAAAAGGATAAGAAAGATGAGAAAGAAAATAGAGATAGTAGAGATGAGAGAGAACCGATGAGAGAAGTTAGCTTAAATTCTCTATAA
- a CDS encoding toll/interleukin-1 receptor domain-containing protein, with protein MSTVFVSYSRKDKEFVKKLHQAFSEAQRDVWVDWKNIPPNADWRHEIQQGIIASDIFLFVLSPDSVASYECGVEIAQAIKHNKRLIPIVYREVEYEAVHPRLAALNWIFLREEDDFNDGFQKLIQAIDTDLDFVRTHTRLLQRAIEWDSKKRDRCFLLRGNDLKEAREWLDRASDKQPLPTALHEQYINASAKAQAKKYAAIFTVVSLDLVLTSFLGLATFSLQKVVNNHHHHYPVYAQNSDFEEKFMAEESADEGYFVPTASIDTTVQSVKKDNALCQRKNGAMKILKQQVKAVKGRNFLPKNKILASTNPDSQIVFWVVQEN; from the coding sequence ATGAGTACTGTTTTTGTTTCTTATTCACGCAAAGACAAGGAGTTTGTCAAAAAGCTACATCAAGCATTTAGTGAAGCACAACGGGACGTTTGGGTTGATTGGAAAAATATTCCACCAAATGCTGATTGGCGGCACGAAATTCAGCAAGGAATCATTGCTTCTGACATATTCTTATTCGTTCTCAGTCCCGATTCTGTTGCTTCCTATGAATGTGGAGTTGAGATTGCCCAAGCGATCAAACATAACAAGCGTTTAATACCGATTGTTTATCGCGAAGTTGAGTACGAAGCAGTTCATCCCAGACTAGCAGCACTCAACTGGATTTTTTTACGTGAAGAAGATGATTTCAACGACGGCTTTCAAAAGCTAATCCAAGCAATCGATACGGATTTAGATTTCGTGCGAACCCATACGCGCTTGTTGCAGCGTGCCATTGAGTGGGATAGCAAAAAACGCGATCGCTGCTTTTTGTTACGAGGCAACGATTTAAAAGAAGCACGGGAATGGCTCGATCGAGCATCTGATAAACAACCATTACCCACAGCGCTGCACGAGCAGTATATCAATGCCAGTGCGAAAGCACAAGCTAAAAAATACGCGGCAATATTTACCGTTGTAAGCTTGGATTTAGTTTTGACTAGTTTTTTGGGATTAGCGACTTTTAGCCTGCAAAAAGTCGTTAATAACCATCATCATCATTATCCTGTTTATGCCCAAAATTCTGACTTTGAGGAAAAATTTATGGCCGAGGAAAGTGCAGATGAAGGTTACTTCGTTCCAACTGCCAGTATTGATACGACTGTTCAGTCTGTGAAAAAAGATAACGCCCTATGCCAGCGCAAAAATGGTGCCATGAAAATTTTGAAACAACAGGTTAAAGCAGTGAAAGGCCGAAATTTCTTACCGAAAAACAAAATATTGGCTTCTACTAATCCGGATAGTCAAATTGTTTTCTGGGTAGTTCAGGAGAATTAG
- a CDS encoding D-Ala-D-Ala carboxypeptidase family metallohydrolase produces MIQQTQTTQNFIDLKVTANTILKTGPIQASELPDSEKLAILEGVYQIKDYDDQGNHLLIDLVNNLGGRTEWYIFKGHVELLTLSSYDENNDEPEPKKEGPISLPGYKQTFYLSQPIIEKGNFTWAEATKNGSRIPQSKEIVDSIMTLAHKMEEVRDLFGGQAITVTSWYRDPFTNKRVGGASKSTHILGHGIDFNVAGFAPKQVQQKLENVWTGGLGYGRGFTHLDMRDYKARWHYGS; encoded by the coding sequence GTGATACAACAAACTCAAACTACTCAAAATTTCATAGATCTTAAGGTCACTGCTAATACCATCCTTAAAACAGGGCCGATTCAAGCAAGCGAGTTACCGGATAGTGAAAAATTAGCAATATTAGAGGGGGTTTATCAAATTAAAGACTATGATGACCAGGGAAACCACTTACTGATAGACTTAGTAAATAACTTGGGTGGAAGAACTGAGTGGTATATTTTTAAAGGTCATGTTGAACTGCTAACTCTCAGTTCTTATGACGAGAACAATGACGAACCAGAACCGAAAAAAGAAGGCCCGATCTCTCTTCCTGGCTATAAACAAACATTCTATTTATCACAGCCAATCATTGAGAAAGGAAATTTCACCTGGGCAGAAGCTACAAAGAACGGTAGCCGAATTCCTCAATCCAAAGAAATTGTAGATAGTATCATGACTCTCGCGCATAAAATGGAAGAAGTGCGAGATTTATTTGGCGGACAAGCAATTACTGTTACCTCTTGGTATCGAGACCCTTTTACTAACAAACGGGTGGGAGGAGCCAGCAAATCAACCCACATTTTGGGTCATGGCATAGATTTTAATGTAGCGGGTTTTGCTCCCAAACAAGTTCAACAAAAATTAGAAAATGTTTGGACTGGCGGCTTGGGATATGGTCGTGGTTTCACCCATTTAGATATGCGGGATTACAAAGCCAGATGGCACTACGGCTCTTAA
- a CDS encoding glycoside hydrolase family 19 protein: MEATQLKMKPAQLKAYRQAALDKLEQLLLDLPEEAREADYFVDKYIRILSQKSERPADAPPYVGLYGPDKTLDEYRDIATDRLQELAMRLPDLDVVDEEADKYIRILSEVAPRSNDAQPYVDLFVLRDEKASNNDLPSLNGNGSFANSAPTYITTEQLLEIIGSTDLKSRIESLVPGVNQTFDKFQINTKLRMAHFLAQVIHESGGFRWLREIWGPTAIQQRYEGRRDLGNIHPGDGKRFMGRGAIQLTGRANYEQFSSYMGVDFIKQPELVESSPYAVIVAGWYWDSRKINAPADNDDLNRVTRLINGGTIGLADRQKYLLCAKKVLGI, encoded by the coding sequence ATGGAAGCTACCCAATTAAAAATGAAGCCTGCCCAATTAAAAGCTTATCGGCAGGCGGCTTTAGATAAGCTCGAACAACTGCTATTAGACCTGCCTGAGGAAGCACGCGAAGCAGATTATTTTGTGGATAAATACATCCGGATTTTATCTCAAAAATCCGAACGTCCAGCCGATGCGCCTCCTTATGTAGGGCTATATGGTCCAGACAAAACCTTAGACGAATATCGGGATATTGCGACAGATCGCTTACAAGAACTAGCGATGCGACTTCCCGACTTAGATGTAGTAGATGAAGAAGCAGATAAATACATTCGCATTCTCTCTGAAGTAGCACCACGTTCTAACGACGCACAACCCTACGTTGATTTATTTGTTTTGCGTGACGAAAAGGCAAGCAATAACGATTTACCGTCACTTAATGGCAATGGATCGTTTGCAAATTCTGCCCCTACCTACATCACGACAGAGCAATTATTAGAAATAATTGGCTCAACCGATCTCAAGTCTCGTATTGAATCTTTAGTTCCGGGCGTTAATCAAACCTTTGACAAGTTTCAAATTAATACTAAATTGCGGATGGCTCACTTTTTAGCCCAAGTGATTCATGAAAGCGGCGGTTTTCGTTGGCTGCGGGAAATTTGGGGGCCGACAGCGATTCAGCAGCGCTATGAAGGACGGCGGGATTTAGGCAATATTCATCCAGGAGACGGCAAGCGTTTTATGGGGCGGGGAGCGATCCAACTGACGGGTCGTGCTAATTACGAACAATTTTCCTCTTATATGGGAGTTGATTTTATCAAACAGCCAGAATTAGTAGAGTCTTCCCCATACGCCGTGATAGTTGCTGGATGGTATTGGGATAGCCGTAAAATTAACGCACCTGCCGATAATGATGACTTAAATCGCGTGACACGGCTAATTAACGGCGGTACGATCGGTCTGGCCGATCGCCAAAAGTACCTGCTTTGCGCTAAAAAAGTTTTAGGCATTTAG
- a CDS encoding TIR domain-containing protein, translated as MTDLFISYSRKDKEFVRKLHTELIKLNRNVWVDWEDIPPIVDWCKEISLAIESTNNFVFILSADSVKSEPCRHEIEMAIKHCKRLVPIVRRDDFDASLVHPELARCNWLFAKETDDFDRFFQKFNEAIDTDIDYVRQHTRLELKAVEWNSKAQNKSFLLRGVDLKDASQWLIGSLSKKPKPTQLQAQYITASSRAESQQQKRTIAAIGASLVVTTGLAILAFYQFQVAKLHQMEAEEDRIMALTALSKVRLKSHDELGALTAAVKAGKELQNATWKFPEQKNQTALTLQDVAYKIYERNRLEGHQDKIWSINFSPDNKIIASASKDKTIKLWNFDGQLIKTIEGHQGPVYSVTFSPDGKTIASASADKTVKLWNLDGQLIRTFNGHTDSVNSVNFSPDGQTIVTGSDDLTIKLWQINGTLLKTIRGHQSWVNSVTFSPDGKTIASSSDDKTIKLWSANGELLKTFQPDSDRINSVTFSPDGQTLASASNNGTIKLWSRDGKLIKNIYAHNNWVYSVKFSVSGKLILSAGGDGTAKIWNSDGSLQETLYGHHADVTAIAWASNKEIIATASADKTIKIYRNNRSYFLKLEGHTSSVQSVTFSPDSQTIASASNDYTIKLWDKNGFLEKTLEAQQAEFRDVIFSLDGKLIAASSYDKTIKIWKKDGTLVANFQGHQDKVNSVKFSHDGQLIASASDDKTIKIWKLDGTLLQTLIGHKFRVKSIAFSPEDELIASASDDRTVKLWKRSANGVSYTFYKTLAGDDWYEDVKFSPDGKLIATASADKTIKLWNQYGVLLNTMNGHEGVVWSISFSPDSKMIASASSDRTVKLWSVDGTLIKTLSLHNDWVKSVAFSPDGKKLASASTDQTIVIWNLDLIASQYKNLDQLINHSCDWLHDYLMNNPNISNERYLCKNNTGDWKIANWQSNMLK; from the coding sequence ATGACGGATCTTTTTATATCCTATTCTCGTAAAGATAAAGAGTTTGTCAGAAAGCTCCATACCGAGCTAATCAAATTGAATCGAAATGTTTGGGTTGATTGGGAAGATATTCCACCTATAGTAGACTGGTGCAAAGAAATTTCCTTAGCCATTGAATCAACCAATAACTTCGTGTTTATCCTCAGTGCTGACTCGGTTAAATCCGAACCTTGCCGCCATGAAATTGAAATGGCTATTAAGCATTGCAAAAGGTTAGTACCGATCGTGCGACGAGATGATTTTGATGCCAGTTTAGTACATCCGGAACTAGCTCGTTGTAATTGGTTATTCGCCAAAGAAACAGATGATTTCGATCGTTTTTTTCAAAAATTTAACGAAGCGATCGACACTGACATCGATTACGTTCGTCAACATACTCGCTTGGAATTGAAAGCTGTTGAGTGGAATAGTAAAGCTCAAAATAAGAGCTTTTTGCTGAGAGGAGTTGATTTAAAAGATGCCAGCCAATGGCTAATCGGAAGTTTAAGTAAAAAACCAAAGCCAACTCAGCTACAAGCTCAGTATATTACCGCCAGCAGTCGAGCAGAATCTCAGCAACAAAAAAGAACGATCGCAGCCATTGGTGCCAGTTTAGTAGTAACCACTGGATTAGCTATTTTGGCTTTCTATCAGTTTCAAGTCGCCAAATTACATCAAATGGAAGCTGAAGAAGATAGAATTATGGCATTAACAGCCTTGTCAAAAGTTCGCTTAAAAAGTCATGATGAGTTAGGAGCATTGACCGCTGCTGTAAAAGCAGGCAAAGAGTTGCAAAATGCTACTTGGAAATTCCCAGAACAGAAAAATCAGACAGCACTAACTCTCCAAGATGTAGCTTATAAAATTTACGAACGCAACCGTTTAGAAGGACATCAAGATAAAATTTGGAGCATCAATTTTAGTCCAGATAACAAAATAATTGCTTCCGCTAGTAAGGATAAAACAATTAAGCTTTGGAATTTTGACGGACAACTCATAAAAACCATTGAAGGTCATCAAGGCCCTGTTTATTCTGTTACTTTTAGTCCGGATGGAAAAACCATCGCTTCAGCTAGTGCTGATAAAACAGTTAAATTGTGGAATTTAGACGGGCAGTTAATCAGAACATTCAACGGTCATACTGATTCTGTTAATAGCGTCAATTTTAGTCCTGACGGACAGACTATCGTGACGGGTAGCGACGATCTAACTATTAAACTTTGGCAAATTAACGGCACTTTGCTAAAAACTATTCGAGGGCATCAATCTTGGGTTAATAGCGTCACTTTTAGTCCGGATGGAAAAACCATCGCATCATCTAGCGATGATAAAACTATTAAGCTTTGGAGTGCTAATGGGGAGCTATTGAAAACTTTCCAGCCAGATAGCGATCGAATTAATTCTGTTACTTTTAGTCCAGATGGCCAGACGCTTGCTTCGGCTAGTAACAATGGGACTATTAAGTTGTGGAGTCGCGATGGCAAGCTGATAAAAAATATTTACGCCCATAATAATTGGGTTTATAGTGTTAAGTTTAGTGTTTCAGGCAAGCTGATTTTATCAGCTGGTGGTGACGGTACTGCCAAAATTTGGAATTCTGATGGTTCTTTACAGGAAACCTTATACGGTCATCACGCTGATGTTACAGCTATAGCCTGGGCTTCCAATAAAGAAATTATTGCTACGGCTAGTGCAGATAAAACTATTAAAATCTACCGCAATAATAGAAGTTACTTTTTGAAGCTGGAAGGACATACTTCTAGCGTACAAAGTGTAACTTTTAGTCCGGATAGTCAAACTATTGCTTCCGCTAGTAATGACTATACCATTAAACTTTGGGATAAGAATGGCTTTCTAGAAAAAACTTTAGAAGCACAACAAGCCGAATTCAGAGACGTAATTTTTTCTCTGGATGGTAAATTAATTGCCGCTAGTAGCTACGATAAAACAATAAAGATCTGGAAAAAAGACGGGACACTAGTGGCCAATTTTCAAGGGCATCAGGATAAAGTTAATAGTGTTAAATTTAGTCATGATGGTCAGTTAATTGCTTCTGCTAGCGATGACAAAACAATTAAAATTTGGAAATTAGATGGCACTTTATTACAAACTTTAATCGGGCATAAATTTAGAGTAAAAAGTATTGCTTTTAGTCCTGAAGATGAATTAATTGCTTCTGCAAGTGACGATCGAACTGTGAAACTATGGAAACGCTCTGCCAATGGTGTCTCTTATACTTTTTACAAAACTCTTGCGGGAGATGATTGGTACGAAGATGTGAAATTTAGCCCAGATGGTAAGCTCATTGCTACAGCTAGCGCAGATAAAACAATTAAGCTCTGGAATCAATATGGAGTACTGCTTAATACGATGAATGGTCATGAAGGAGTTGTTTGGAGCATCAGCTTTTCACCTGATAGTAAGATGATTGCTTCTGCAAGTTCCGATCGAACTGTAAAGCTTTGGAGCGTTGATGGAACTTTAATAAAAACTTTATCGCTTCATAATGATTGGGTAAAAAGTGTGGCTTTCTCCCCCGATGGGAAAAAGCTAGCTTCTGCCAGTACAGACCAAACAATAGTTATTTGGAATCTAGATCTAATTGCATCCCAATATAAAAATCTCGATCAGTTAATTAACCATAGCTGTGATTGGCTGCATGATTACCTGATGAACAATCCTAATATTAGTAACGAGCGCTATCTTTGCAAAAATAATACTGGAGATTGGAAAATAGCTAATTGGCAGTCAAATATGTTGAAATAG
- a CDS encoding phenylacetate--CoA ligase family protein: MKEEQRQRAISAFQEFLTTPMENLLARNSKANAESAALALFHSVASSVPAYQNFLTENNIDAAQIQTYQDFQKLPPITKENYLKLYPLTQLCRYGQLETCDTIAVSSGSTGKPTFWPRFLADELQIATRFEQIFHDSFHADTRRTLAVICFTLGTWVGGIYTTNCCRYLASKGYPVTVIAPGNNKEEIFRVVQELGEAFEQVVLLGYPPFIKDVIDTGISRGLEWQKYRVKMVFAGEVFSEEWRNLVGERVGACNFYYDSASLYGTADAGVLGNETPLSICIRRFLANHPEAAKELFGESRLPTLVQYDPCQRFFEVIDKNLLFSGDNGIPLVRYNILDTGGIVSYDEMLNFLRKWNFDPLAELGENRGIHQLPFVYVFGRSNFTVSYFGANIYPENVTVGLEQPGIRELVTGKFVLQVKEDDDRNKFLSVVVELAPGVEGDEEKKNAIASSILSQLQRLNSEFANYVPLEYQMPQVALALTADPEYFPIGVKHRYTRK; this comes from the coding sequence ATGAAAGAAGAACAGCGTCAACGGGCAATTAGCGCGTTTCAAGAATTTTTGACAACGCCAATGGAAAATTTGCTCGCACGAAATAGCAAAGCTAATGCAGAATCAGCCGCTTTAGCTTTGTTTCATTCTGTTGCCAGTTCGGTGCCGGCTTACCAAAATTTTTTAACAGAAAACAACATTGATGCTGCCCAGATCCAAACTTACCAGGATTTCCAAAAGCTGCCCCCCATTACCAAAGAAAATTACTTGAAGCTTTATCCGTTAACTCAATTGTGCCGCTACGGACAATTGGAAACTTGCGATACGATCGCAGTTTCATCTGGCTCAACGGGCAAACCTACTTTTTGGCCGCGTTTTTTGGCAGATGAATTGCAAATTGCCACTCGATTCGAGCAAATATTTCACGATAGTTTTCACGCGGACACTCGTCGCACTTTAGCGGTAATTTGTTTCACTTTAGGAACTTGGGTAGGTGGCATATATACGACTAATTGCTGCCGCTATCTCGCCAGTAAAGGTTATCCCGTTACGGTAATCGCACCGGGTAACAATAAAGAAGAAATTTTTCGGGTAGTGCAAGAATTGGGCGAGGCGTTCGAGCAAGTTGTTTTGTTAGGATATCCACCATTTATTAAGGATGTCATCGATACGGGAATTTCCCGTGGATTAGAGTGGCAAAAATATCGCGTAAAAATGGTTTTTGCAGGAGAAGTTTTTAGTGAAGAGTGGCGAAATTTGGTAGGCGAAAGAGTGGGAGCGTGTAACTTTTATTACGATTCGGCTTCTCTTTACGGAACGGCTGATGCTGGAGTTTTAGGAAATGAAACGCCGCTGAGTATTTGCATTCGTCGTTTTTTAGCGAATCATCCAGAAGCGGCTAAAGAATTATTTGGGGAATCTCGACTTCCCACCCTGGTACAGTACGATCCTTGTCAGCGCTTTTTTGAAGTAATTGACAAGAATTTGCTATTTTCTGGCGATAATGGGATTCCTTTGGTACGTTATAACATTTTGGATACCGGGGGTATCGTTAGTTATGATGAAATGCTGAATTTTCTCAGGAAATGGAATTTCGATCCCCTCGCAGAATTAGGGGAAAATAGAGGAATTCATCAGTTGCCTTTCGTTTATGTTTTCGGACGTTCTAATTTTACAGTTTCTTATTTTGGTGCCAATATTTATCCGGAAAACGTGACGGTAGGATTAGAACAACCTGGGATTAGAGAGTTGGTAACTGGTAAATTCGTGCTGCAAGTTAAAGAAGATGACGATCGCAATAAGTTCTTGTCTGTAGTGGTGGAGTTAGCACCTGGGGTGGAAGGTGACGAGGAGAAGAAAAACGCGATCGCATCTTCTATTCTCTCTCAACTGCAAAGACTCAACAGCGAGTTTGCTAACTACGTTCCTTTGGAATATCAGATGCCGCAAGTTGCCTTAGCATTAACAGCAGACCCGGAGTATTTCCCGATCGGTGTTAAACATCGGTATACCAGAAAATAA
- a CDS encoding NAD(P)-dependent alcohol dehydrogenase, whose amino-acid sequence MYNAKAYSAASATSPLASDTIARRDLTERDVQIEILFCGICHSDLHSVRNEWSSVMPTVYPIVPGHEMVGRVTKVGSAVTKYKPGDLAAVGCMVDSDGSCPQCKAGFEQFCPNLTLTYNSTDKHKTAPVTYGGYSDSIVVDERFVLRVPSNLDLAGVAPLLCAGITTYSPLRHWGVTEGKKVGVVGLGGLGHMGVKFARAFGAHVVVFTTSPDKKEDALRLGADEVVVSRNNEEMQKHAGSFDFILDTVSAKHDINAYLNLLTRDGNITLVGAPEKPLDISAFSLIMGRRSLSGSNIGGIAETQEMLDFCGQHNITADVEVIPIQKVNEAYERLLKSDVKYRFCIDMASLKSA is encoded by the coding sequence ATGTATAACGCGAAGGCTTACTCCGCAGCTAGTGCGACATCGCCGTTGGCTTCAGATACGATCGCGCGGCGCGACCTAACCGAACGCGACGTGCAGATCGAAATCCTCTTCTGCGGCATCTGCCACTCCGACCTTCATTCGGTGCGTAACGAGTGGAGTAGCGTCATGCCCACTGTTTACCCGATCGTCCCCGGTCACGAGATGGTCGGTCGCGTCACCAAAGTCGGCTCGGCAGTTACCAAGTACAAGCCCGGAGACCTCGCCGCAGTCGGCTGCATGGTCGATTCTGACGGTAGCTGTCCCCAGTGTAAAGCTGGTTTTGAGCAGTTCTGCCCGAACTTAACCCTTACCTACAACTCCACGGACAAGCACAAGACCGCTCCGGTTACTTACGGTGGCTACTCCGATAGCATCGTCGTCGATGAACGCTTCGTTCTGCGCGTTCCGTCCAACCTCGACCTCGCTGGAGTCGCACCGCTCCTGTGCGCTGGAATCACGACCTATTCGCCCCTGCGCCACTGGGGTGTTACCGAAGGCAAGAAAGTTGGCGTGGTCGGCCTCGGTGGATTGGGTCACATGGGCGTGAAATTTGCCCGTGCGTTCGGAGCCCATGTCGTCGTCTTCACGACTTCACCCGACAAGAAAGAAGACGCGCTCCGCCTCGGTGCCGATGAAGTAGTTGTCTCCCGCAATAATGAAGAAATGCAGAAGCACGCGGGCAGTTTCGACTTCATCCTCGACACCGTATCCGCCAAGCACGACATCAACGCTTATCTCAACCTGCTTACCCGCGACGGCAATATCACCCTTGTCGGCGCACCCGAGAAGCCCCTAGATATCTCGGCATTCAGCCTGATTATGGGCCGCCGCAGTCTTTCCGGTTCAAACATCGGCGGCATCGCTGAAACTCAGGAGATGCTGGACTTTTGCGGTCAGCACAACATCACCGCCGATGTCGAAGTCATCCCGATCCAGAAAGTCAACGAAGCTTACGAGCGACTGCTCAAGTCTGATGTGAAGTACCGCTTCTGTATCGATATGGCATCCCTGAAATCTGCATAA
- a CDS encoding AraC family transcriptional regulator, with translation MNAAKTSDKCAIDDRQAKREAQRAQANREELTERIARAIDRDGTIETLKGLHFNRTSSPSECVHSVSVPAFCAIAQGSKEVLLGNDRYQYDPMHYLLATAELPIVSQILEASKTQPYLSLRLDLDPTLVGSVMVEAGYPPSRSRADVKAIDVSPLDANLLDAVVRLVRLLDSPGEAHILAPSIKREIIYRLMMGEQGNRLRQIAVLGGYTHHIARAIDRLRKDFNQPLRIESIARELGMSVSGFHHHFKSVTAMSPLQFQKQLRLQEARRLMLGQNLDATSAAYRVGYDDASHFNREYKRLFGAPPMRDVERLREAAKETASS, from the coding sequence ATGAACGCTGCCAAAACGAGCGACAAATGCGCTATCGATGACCGACAGGCAAAACGCGAGGCACAGAGAGCGCAAGCCAACAGAGAAGAACTGACTGAGCGGATTGCCCGTGCGATCGATCGGGATGGCACGATCGAAACCCTGAAAGGATTGCACTTCAACCGCACTTCTTCCCCTTCAGAATGCGTTCATAGTGTCTCTGTTCCTGCCTTTTGCGCGATCGCTCAGGGCAGTAAAGAAGTGCTTCTGGGCAACGATCGCTATCAGTACGACCCGATGCACTATCTGCTGGCTACGGCTGAACTCCCCATTGTCAGCCAAATTTTGGAAGCTTCCAAGACGCAACCGTACCTCAGCCTTCGTCTGGATCTCGACCCCACCCTGGTGGGCTCAGTCATGGTCGAGGCAGGATATCCCCCATCGCGCAGCCGTGCTGATGTGAAAGCGATCGATGTCAGTCCGTTGGATGCCAATTTGTTAGATGCCGTAGTGCGACTCGTCAGGCTTCTAGATTCCCCTGGGGAAGCTCATATTCTCGCACCATCGATTAAGCGGGAAATCATTTATCGACTAATGATGGGAGAGCAAGGGAATCGGCTTCGTCAAATTGCCGTTTTGGGTGGCTACACCCACCACATCGCCAGAGCGATCGATCGACTTCGCAAAGACTTTAACCAGCCACTACGGATTGAAAGCATCGCACGAGAGCTTGGTATGAGCGTTTCAGGCTTTCACCATCACTTCAAATCTGTCACTGCCATGAGTCCCTTGCAGTTCCAGAAGCAACTGCGGCTCCAAGAAGCTCGCCGTCTGATGCTGGGGCAAAACCTGGACGCGACCAGTGCTGCTTACCGAGTGGGGTACGACGATGCCTCGCACTTTAACCGGGAGTACAAGCGGCTCTTCGGTGCGCCACCGATGCGCGATGTGGAGCGGCTGCGAGAAGCAGCTAAAGAGACTGCTAGTTCCTGA